From the Planktothricoides raciborskii GIHE-MW2 genome, the window ATTATCTTATTAATTTTAATCTTAGTCAACTGGAATTCAAAATGAGTCCAATATTTCAACAGATAAAAGACTACGTTAACCTTTTTAAGCCACCGAAAGCTATTTCATGGCAAACCATCATACTGCTGAGTATGTTTTCTGGTTTATTTGCATTTTTTGCATATATTTTACCTGGCAATAATGGGATAATTGCCGCTAATTTTACGGCAAATTTTGCTTTATTATTTTTAATAATAGGTGTTTTTTGGCTGCTAACGGAAAAACGTTCAAAATTTTTTGGCATTAAACTGAGACCCATTATAGTTAGCTTATTAATTTGTGTATTTTTATTTAAAACCATAGAAATTAATTTCGTGTTTGTGTTTGGGCAATTTGCCCCAATCCTTTGTGGACTGATGGCGATTATACCGGAATTTTTTAACAATTTTAAACCTAAGCAACCTCAGCCAGAAAAGCTCAAAGAATTAATCAACATTTTTTTGATTTACTTATTAATCAGTTGTTGGTTTACTTTTTACGTTTTTATCCAAAATTGGGCTGAAATAAATTATCCTAAAAACTTTTATATTAATCAAAATTTTAGCCAAAGTTTTTTTGTGGTGCAGACATTACCAATTCAGGACAAAAGTTTTTCTATAAGTAGCAAAATATCAGAAGATATTTTAAATTATTTTGAAGTATATCTAAACAAACAATTAAATGCTAAACCTTGGTCAAGAGTTGAAGCTTATTTAAAAATGTTAAACTCTCAATATTTGAAAAATAAAATTAATCAAGTGTTAATCAATCAAATAGAAGACAGCCAATGGTCAGTGAGACTTGAAGTAGAGCCGATTGACGGCATCAATCCATCAACAATCTCAGAATATAATTTAACCTTATGGGTAATATTGTCAGGAAATAATGATAATCCAGAGCAATATAAGCTCAAAAAAACTTGTAAAGTTAGGCAAAGTTTTATAAATCCTTCTAGTTCCCACCCCAAAGCAGTTGCTGAATTTATTTGCGAAAAAACAAGCGTGATTCAGCCCCGTCATAATCCTTAACTTTTATTTAAAACCTATTTATTTTTTAAACTCCCCAATTATCAAAAATATGGGGAGTGTTTAGGCTTTCAATCACCGTTAGATCACCGATTAATCAGCGAGCAAATCCTATAAACTAACCCTGCTTAAAAAATATTTGTTAATCCCACAATGTTACTTCCTTGATTAGTCCGAGATTACTCAAAGTTATTGGCATCCCTTAAACATTGTTGAAACCCGATTGATTACGCATTAACTCTCGTCATCATCATCGTCTTCATCATCATATTCGTCATCGTCTTCATCATCATATTCGTCATCGTCTTCATCATCATATTCGTCATCGTCTTCATCATATTCGTCATCGTCTTCATCATCATATTCGTCATCGTCTTCATCATCATATTCGTCATCGTCGTCTTCATCATCATATTCGTCATCGTCTTCATCATCATATTCGTCATCGTCGTCTTCATCATCATATTCGTCATCGTCTTCATCATATTCGTCATCGTCTTCATCATCATATTCGTCATCGTCTTCATCATCATATTCGTCATCGTCTTCATCATCATATTCGTCATCATCTTCATCATCATATTCGTCATCGTCTTCATCATCGTATTCGTCATCGTCTTCATCATCATAATAGTAATACTCTTCTTCGGTGTCTTCCTCTTCTTCATATGCTTCATAGTAGTAGTTGCGATCGTCATCCTCGTACCAGACATCAGGGCTAAAATCGAGGTCAGTCAACGCTCGAATTGTCCAGCAGTCCCAACATAAATCAGGATCAGTCATATAGTTATATGGAATATAACAATAACCTTTGTCTCCCCAGTCCTCTCCCCAAGAGTTACGCACAATGAAGGCTTGAGATTTATCAGAATAGCCAACGCAGAGCATCGCATGGGCTCCGTGAGTTTTTCGCCCTTCTTCCGTATCTAAATTCGGCATAGGGACAATTCCCTGGCGACGAGCATGATCAAAAGAATTAAATAGTAATAGTCCAAAAGCAAACGGATATCCCTCGGCTAAACAATGTTTCATCGCGTACAGATCCACATTAATTTCTTCCGCTTCTTCGATGAGAAATTGTTTCGCTTCTTCATACGCTTCATCGGCAGGCCGCTTGTTGACTAATTTTGGATCATAAGGCCAAGTTTCTTCGGTGCAAGCACCCATTTCTTCTAATACGGCAATGCTGCCAGAAATGGTGCTGCCTTGATCTCCTTTGATGCGATCGTATTTCCGGGCATTGAAATAAACAAATAGACGGCTCACATCTCCCGAAAAGCCTAAAATTCTTTTGGCAAGATATTCATAAGCTCCGACTAAAGCATTGGCGGTACAACTGTTGACACTGGATTGATCTTCAACTTTGGTCATGTGCTGACGGAGGTCAACTTTCGGGGGTAATTCTTGAGATCCATAGCGACTGGTGGCATAAGCTCTGGCTTTTGGGGGGGCTTTTTGCGATCGCATACAGCCACCGATTTTGATTTTTTTACCAGTGGACTTTTCCACTAAATAAGATGCCTGATAGGTTTTGGCCATAAAAATATCCTCTTTTTTTCTTTAAGGGGAGTCAGTAAATACAGGGTAAAACGAAGATCAAATTCTGGCAACTACACAGATAGTTAACAGAGTAAGTTTAACCTTCCATCGAATTTTTGCTGGATCAGATCAAGGAATTATACTTGATAATAAGACCGATACCAGTCAACAAAGTGACGAATTCCCACTTCAATTGGTGTACTTGGCTTAAAGCCCACATCTTTGGATAAATCCTCAATATCCGCATAAGTGGCTAGGACATCTCCTGGCTGCATGGGCATCATTTGTTTTTGGGCTTTTACTCCCAAACAATCTTCTAACACTTCAATGAACTGAAGTAATTCCACTGGTTGATTATTGCCAATATTATAAATCTTATAAGGAGCCGCACTACTTCCAGGAGAACCACAATCAAAAGCATAAGCTGGATTGGGTTGAGGAATATGATCTAACACTCTAATAATTCCCTCAACAATATCATCAATATATGTAAAATCACGGCGCATTCGACCTTGGTTAAATACTTTAATTGGCTGTCCTTCTAGAATTGCTTTAGTAAATAAAAAATAGGCCATGTCAGGGCGTCCCCAAGGCCCATAAACTGTAAAAAATCGTAATCCGGTGGTGGGTAAACCATATAGATGACTGTAAGTATGTGCCATCAATTCATTGGCTTTTTTGGTAGCAGCATAAAGGCTGACTGGATGGTCTACGTTGTCATTTACGGAAAAGGGCATTTTGGTGTTGGCACCATAGACCGAACTGGAGGAAGCAAATACGAGATGTTTGACTTGATTGTGCCGACAACCTTCTAGAATATTGACAAAGCCAACTAAATTGCTATCTACATAAGTATGGGGATTGGTCAGAGAATAGCGGACTCCGGCTTGAGCGGCTAAATGTACGACTTTTTCCGGTTGATGACGGGCAAATAAGTCGGCCATTCCTGCGCGATCGCTTAAATCTAATTGCTCAAATTGAAAATTATCCAACTGATTTAATTGGGATAATCTGGCTTCTTTTAAAGCAACTTCATAGTAATCATTTAAGTTATCGATACCAATAATATTAATTTTTTGTTTTGAGATATTTTTGGCAACATAAAAACCAATGAAACCGGCGACTCCAGTTATTAATAGTTTAGTCATGTTTGTTGTGATTAAGAGATAAATATGTTATGATGAAATAGTATAATAATTAATTTAGGTAAAAAAATTTTTGAGATTTTGTGCCTAAATTAAAATATCCGGGAAAATCGATCGCCGAATTAACTCGGCTGAAAGACAAGAATGCAACTATCCTGGCGGCGATCGCCTAAGTCAATCGGATTATGCTTAATCTGATTGATAAGTATATCCTAGAGGAAACAAACAGCTTAAGCTAACGACTATACTTATGTTCAACCTAGATTAGATTAGCTGCCACCGGGGGATAAAACTAGAATGGACGGGGATTGGTTAAACCGAATCCCACTTCCAGCCTAATTATAGTTAAAGTATAGACACGGTGTCCCCTGTGGTTTAAAAATTTTAAGTGATTAGCCCCAAGGGGAGATTTGCCTGGATTGGCCGATAGTTCCGGCTGCTTCTGTATATATAAACTAATACTGAATAACCGATAAGTAAAACTTGACAATGATGCCAGCATATTCTAAAAATCAGAAACTTTTCATCCCCGGTCAGGGAAACAGCCCGTTGATTTCATCCCTAAATCTACCGATTCCGCGCCAGCGCGGATCGCGAATGCGAATCGCACGGATCGCTCTGTCTGCTTGGATTGCTCTGATAGTCTCATTACCAGCGATGTTGTATCCGCAA encodes:
- a CDS encoding C1 family peptidase — encoded protein: MAKTYQASYLVEKSTGKKIKIGGCMRSQKAPPKARAYATSRYGSQELPPKVDLRQHMTKVEDQSSVNSCTANALVGAYEYLAKRILGFSGDVSRLFVYFNARKYDRIKGDQGSTISGSIAVLEEMGACTEETWPYDPKLVNKRPADEAYEEAKQFLIEEAEEINVDLYAMKHCLAEGYPFAFGLLLFNSFDHARRQGIVPMPNLDTEEGRKTHGAHAMLCVGYSDKSQAFIVRNSWGEDWGDKGYCYIPYNYMTDPDLCWDCWTIRALTDLDFSPDVWYEDDDRNYYYEAYEEEEDTEEEYYYYDDEDDDEYDDEDDDEYDDEDDDEYDDEDDDEYDDEDDDEYDDEDDDEYDEDDDEYDDEDDDDEYDDEDDDEYDDEDDDDEYDDEDDDEYDDEDDDEYDEDDDEYDDEDDDEYDDEDDDEYDDEDDDDDES
- a CDS encoding NAD-dependent epimerase produces the protein MTKLLITGVAGFIGFYVAKNISKQKINIIGIDNLNDYYEVALKEARLSQLNQLDNFQFEQLDLSDRAGMADLFARHQPEKVVHLAAQAGVRYSLTNPHTYVDSNLVGFVNILEGCRHNQVKHLVFASSSSVYGANTKMPFSVNDNVDHPVSLYAATKKANELMAHTYSHLYGLPTTGLRFFTVYGPWGRPDMAYFLFTKAILEGQPIKVFNQGRMRRDFTYIDDIVEGIIRVLDHIPQPNPAYAFDCGSPGSSAAPYKIYNIGNNQPVELLQFIEVLEDCLGVKAQKQMMPMQPGDVLATYADIEDLSKDVGFKPSTPIEVGIRHFVDWYRSYYQV
- a CDS encoding DUF5357 family protein, which translates into the protein MSPIFQQIKDYVNLFKPPKAISWQTIILLSMFSGLFAFFAYILPGNNGIIAANFTANFALLFLIIGVFWLLTEKRSKFFGIKLRPIIVSLLICVFLFKTIEINFVFVFGQFAPILCGLMAIIPEFFNNFKPKQPQPEKLKELINIFLIYLLISCWFTFYVFIQNWAEINYPKNFYINQNFSQSFFVVQTLPIQDKSFSISSKISEDILNYFEVYLNKQLNAKPWSRVEAYLKMLNSQYLKNKINQVLINQIEDSQWSVRLEVEPIDGINPSTISEYNLTLWVILSGNNDNPEQYKLKKTCKVRQSFINPSSSHPKAVAEFICEKTSVIQPRHNP